In Acipenser ruthenus unplaced genomic scaffold, fAciRut3.2 maternal haplotype, whole genome shotgun sequence, the sequence ctgtctgtctgtgtgtctgtctgtctgtctgtttgtctgttgtctgtctgtctgtctgtctgtctatctgtctgtctgtctatctgtctgtctgtctgtgtgtctgtctgtttgtgtgtctgtctgtctgcgtgtgtgtgtgtctgtctgtctgtgtttctgtctgtctgtctgtctgtgtttctgtctgtctgtgtgtgtgtctgtgtgtctgtctgtgtgtctgtgtgtgtgtctgtgtgtgtgtctgtgtgtctgtctgtgtgtctgtctgtgtttatgtctgtctgtctgtctgtgtttctgtttgtctgtgtgtgtctgtctgtctgtttgtctgtctatctgtctgtctgtctgtgtttatgtctgtctgtctgtgtgtctgtctgtctgtgtttctgtgtgtctgtctgtgtgtctgtctgtctgtctgtctatctgtctgtctgtgtgtgtgtctgtccgtgtgtctgtctgtctgtctatctgtctgtctgtctgtgtgtgtgtctgtctgtgtgtctgtctgtctgtgtttctgtctgtctgtctgtgtttctgtctgtctgtgtttatgtctgtctgtgtttctgtctgtctgtctgtgtgtctgtctgtctgtgtttatgtctgtctgtctgtctgtgtttctgtctgtctgtgtgtgtctctgtgtgtctgtctgtgtgtctgtttgtctgcctgtgtgtgtgtctgtgtgtctgtctgtgtgtgtgtctgtctgtgtgtctgtctgtctgtctgtctgtctatctgtctgtctgtctgtgtgtgtgtctgtctgtttgtctgtctgtgtgtctgtctgtctgtgtttctgtctgtctgtgtttatgtctgtctgtctgtgtgtctgtctgtctgtgtttatgtctgtctgtctgtctgtgtttctgtctgtctgtgtgtgtctctgtgtgtctgtctgtgtgtctgtttgtctgcctgtgtgtgtgtctgtgtgtctgtctgtgtgtgtgtctgtctgtgtgtctgtctgtctgtctgtctatctgtctgtctgtctgtgtgtgtgtctgtctgtttgtctgtctgtgtgtctgtctgtctgtgtttctgtctgtctgtgtttatgtctgtctgtctgtgtgtctgtctgtctgtgtttatgtctgtctgtctgtctgtgtttctgtctgtctgtgtgtgtctctgtgtgtctgtctgtgtgtctgtttgtctgcctgtgtgtgtgtctgtctgtctgtctgtgtttatgtctgtctgtctgtctgtgtttctgtttgtctgcgtgtgtctgtctgtttgtctgtctgtgtgtctgtctgtctgtgtttctgtctgtctgtgtttatgtctgtctgtctgtgtgtctgtctgtctgtgtttatgtctgtctgtctgtctgtttgtctgtctgtgtttatgtctgtctgtctgtctgtgtttctgtctgtctgtctgtctgtctctatctatctatctacctttGTGACTGATTCATTTGAAGACaacagcgctttgtagttttccatctacttaaccaaaaactgacaagctgaaaaatgcgacatttcgaaatctaacatgaaataatgctgtactacaaTTTTGGCTTCtggtagagttttttttttggagataTCATTTtgtcacacgcacgcacacacagaaacTAATTCAACACTGTATGCAAATACTCCGACTCAAAGACTCGCTATTTGATCTCCATTCAGCAGCCTGTCTTAACAAGTAAGCCGTTTATACTGGTGAGATGTGACATACTGGTTCTGTgaaaacaaaatatcaaaaatgaaatgaatacagCAACGAATTATGAATAATTACAGCAtcaaagatttacacaatgttagatataatctctctctctctatatatataatctctctcacactctcgCTGTAACTCCCCTGTCGCAGTTCAGGCtttttgttcattatatcgagGGTTTCCTTATAAAGAAAGGACGACTGGAGTAAATTAACGACAGGAGATTATGAATTAAAGCAGAATTTCTCTTTAAGAATTAAAAACGCGGGACCGGAAACTgaactttttataaaaaaaattaatcttgaCGCGATTTTTTCAAAGTGGACCCAAATCTTAACCCAACATGACAGAATccgaaaaacatttttttttattccaggtcAACCAGGCATAAACAGTTttcgttgtatttttttttttttttttggtaatcaaTTTTGATAAATTGTAATtacgagcgagagagagagagagcgcgtgcttataattatgttttgttttttgtttatttttttaagtttacatACTCCAATGGAAAGTTTCTCTAAAACAACGGattttaggggggaaaaaaatcattcGTAGCCTTTGTGGAGGAGCCAAGAAAAGTCGACAATTATTTATTTCGACAATTTCTGCAAAACTCCTTAAAAATGCTCCTTCaaaagtattttaatttttttgtttatgttcCTGTGTGTTGCTACTGTTAACGTAAGgcgtgtgttttatttatttatttatttttttaaacattttgaccactttttaaaacttttaaattacattccACTGCCTCAAAGATGGCTTccggactacatttcccatcatcctcctgctcacatatgtaacgagatggatttaccagcgagcaggaggatgatgggaaatgtagttctgagagatcCCTGGGAAGCCAATAGACTCGGTTTCAACTGTgtattataaacacatttcagagggctggatcgcatcaatatcagggtctagtgctgtatattataaacacatttcagagggctggatcgcatcaatatcagggtctagcgctgtatattataaagacatttcagagggctggatcgcatcaatatcagggtctagcgctgtatattataaagacatttcagagagctggatcgcatcaatatcagggtctagcgctgtatattataaagacatttcagagggctggatcgcatcaatatcagggtctagtgctgtatattataaagacatttcagagggctggatcgcatcaatatcagggtctagcgctgtatattataaagacatttcagagggctggatcgcatcaatatcagggtctagtgctgtatattataaagacatttcagagagctggatcgcatcaatatcagggtctagtgctgtatattataaagacatttcagagggctggatcgcatcaatatcagggtctagtgctgtatattataaagacatttcagagggctggatcgcatcaatatcagggtctagcgctgtatattataaagacatttcagagggctggatcgcatcaatatcagggtctagcgctgtatattataaagacatttcagagggctggatcgcatcaatatcagggtctagcgctgtatattataaagacatttcagagggctggatcgcatcaatatcagggtctagcgctatatattataaagacatttcagagggctggatcgcatcaatatcagggtctagcgctgtatattataaagacatttcagagggctggatcgcatcaatatcagggtctagtgctgtatattataaagacatttcagagggctggatcgcatcaatatcagggtctagcgctgtatattataaagacatttcagagggctggattgcatcaatatcagggtctagtgctgtatattataaagacatttcagagggctggatcgcatcaatatcagggtctagtgctgtatatatTATTCAGTATATATTCATAATGAGTAATATTTTCTCTGTTTCAGAAAACAACGTGGGGTTCAGGGCTCCTGTCAAGACTGCCCTCCCAGCCCAACGTAACAGCACTGTGGGACAGGAACAGAGTGAGTTCACCTTCTATACactcctgttctctctcctctcccctctctcctctctcctcctctcctctcctctctccccactcctctcctctctcccctctcctctctcctctcccctctcctctcccctctcccctctctcccctctcccctctcccctctcccctctcccctctcccctctctcctctctcctcactcctctcttcccctctctcccaGGTCTCAGTGTCTCACAGATTCTCAGTTCTGCTCCAGTATCTCAGTCACACAGCCTGGCTGATGGGACTCTCGGAGGCAAGGAAACTGAAAGACATTTTTGGAGAGAGAGAGTCTGAGGTGAGAGGGATCACAGCGGACCTGAAGAACCTGGAGGCGCGATACAGAGTCCTGGTGAGCAAAAAAACACTAGCCCTaacactagtacagtatttcatgttagatttaaaaatgtcacattttttaattatctgATTTCTCTTTCACTTGTATTTCATGTGTCTTTGTCGCCCTCTGCTGGGCTGTATGCTGGTACTGCACCTCTAGTCTGACTACACTAAAGTTTAACTTGTGTCGTGTGTCTTTGTCGCCCCCTGCTGGACAGCATGCTAGTACTGCACCTGAATCTGATTCTCTTAAAACTTATATTTCTGTAGTCTCACTATTGTAAAATGTACCTTGCATTTTTCATGCGTGTCTTTGTCGCCCCCTTCTGGACAGCATGCTGGTACTGCACCTGAATAAGACTCCTCTGAAgttacaattgtattttttatgcgTGTCTTTGTCGCCCCCTGCAGGACAGCATGCTGGTACTGCACTTGAAGACCGATCCAGTCCAGGTGAAGTTTCCGGGCTCGGTTTCCCATAACGAAGTTTTCCATTCCTGGAGCAGCACCCTAGCAGACTTGGAGAGGCTGACGGGACAAATCGGACAGGACTTCGAGGAGCTGAGACCTCCGGAGTGTCGGGAGGAGAGATAGAACACACGCTGTGCAGTATTTGAACCCGTGTTTCCTTTTCCTCAAACCTCTGTCCCAGTAAAGGGAAGTGTGTCATTGTAAGAGCGTTTTAGCTCTGTcgctgtgaaataaataaataaataaattatcacTTTTTCGAAGGTGTGATAACCAGGAACGAACAGCAGGGGGTGCTGTGCTATGCACTAACGCACAGCTGcctgactttttttttcagctgacctctctgtgctttacaatgcttccctatgctttcccagacctctctgtgctttacaatgcttccctatgctttaccacacctctctgtactttacaatgcttccctatgctttaccagacctctctgtgctttacaatgcttccctttgctttaccagacctctctgtgctttacaatgcttccctatgctttaccagacctctctgtgctttacaatgcttccctatgctttaccacacctctctgtgctttacaatgcttccctatgctttaccagacctctctgtgctttgcaatgcttccctatgctttaccagacctctctgtgcttcacaatgcttccctatgctttaccagacctctctgtactttacaatgcttccctatgctttaccagacctctctgtgctttacaatgcttccctttgctttaccacacctctctgtactttacaatgcttccctatgctttaccagacctctctgtgctttacaatgcttccctttgctttaccagacctctctgtgctttacaatgcttccctatgctttaccagacctctctgtgctttacaatgcttccctatgctttaccacacctctctgtgctttacaatgcttccctatgctttaccagacctctctgtgcttcacaatgcttccctatgctttaccagacctctctgtactttacaatgcttccctatgctttaccacacctctctgtgctttattacactttgctgtgcttttactgtgggaagcttttataatGAGAGAGAAAAATATGATGGAAATCTACACACAGTTTTATAATATGAATAAGATTTAAATAATAgaactactactaataacaataccactacttataataataataataataataataataataataataataataataataataataataataataataataataataatgttgcccCTCAAACACATTTGAAGgttctgtatgtatatattactGTTTAACCACTAAGATAGACTAAGATACACTCATACAGGAAAAGAAAGGCGATGGAAGCTTCTATTTAGAATGCGTCTACGTCATGTGTTCatctgacctctgacctctgaTCTCACATCCACAATCAAAAAGAGTTCTTTCAAAAGcagtttatatatagatatatatatatacagaacgCTCCTGGCTTAGCTGTTTGTACATGACCCTGCTGCTGAAAAAAATGCATATGATATGATATTCGTATTGAgttatttctgtatacattttTTAGTGATATATATTCAGTCAgagccaaaagtttagcatcatcaCCCCCCTCTacaatgaactccctcagcttcctagagtccaatgaaagctgctgaataatgttcccttgttaacatattgaattccacctcctctatatagaatgaactccctcagcttcatagagtccaatgaaagctgctgaataatgttcccttgttaacatattgaattccacctcctctatatagaatgaactccctcagcttcatagagtccaatgaaagctgctgaataatgttcccttgttaacatattgaattccaccccctctatatagaatgaactccctcagcttcatagagtccaatgaaagctgctgaataatgttcccttgttaacatattgaattccacaccctcgtttgtttgacgtctcatcctgaaggatggagcacaaggaggttcagtgacttgctcagggtcacacacacacacacagggagtcagtggctgctgcagagtcacttccaataggagctcatttgtttgacgtctcattctgaaggacggagcacaaggaggttcagtgacttgctcagggtcacacacacacagggagtcagtggctccTTTTTTAGGAAAGCATCGTGACTGGGGACGGGACGCAGAGTTCTGTTgtcggataacttcactcagacgaCTCGCTCTCTAAATATCCCCGAATAGAAAACGGTTTTGATCAAACATCAGATGagttgaagagagagagagagagagagagagagagagagagagagagagagagagagagagagagagagagagaagaaagcgATATATGATATTACGTGGGTGTCCCTAGACTAAAGTTCAGTCGAAGTTTGCCCCCTCGGGACTTTTTCAAAGAATTGGAAAACAGCTGGCGTTTGATAAACTTGTCATCCCATCACTCTTACCGGCCGCCGCTCACTTCCGCCCATTCGCCCACACGGCTCTCGAGCGTGGAGCTTGAAAATaaacactttgttttatttatttatttttttaaaagcaaacatgtattttgattttcggttttaaagCCACTGGCGCGTCTCTGTCCGCCCCCGGAGCTGCGCTGCTTTCAGACAGCATCTCGCTCTCTCGTTGTCCTTTCGGAGAGTGACTTGGCTTCGGGGCTGACGGAATAATTTATATTAAGTTGTAAGCGAACTCATGCACTTGGCTAAGTTTTGAGCCCCTCATATAGATAATAATTGGGGTGAGGTGGTGTAAGGATGGGTGGGGAATGGATTGTAGGACAGCGGGACCAGTTTTAACTGCTTCACCATTTGGTGGTATGACCACATGTGGTTGTTTTTCTAGATATAGGGTTGAAAACAGAAGCTAAGAGTTACAGACGTGGGCTGCAAGGTGATTGGTACAAGACTGAATGAACTGCTGTGTGTTAGAATATTATTGATGCAATGTTTCGAATAGAGAATGCTGTAGAGTGATGCAAAGGGGAATTCAGGTAGAtcgcattattattatgatgatgatgatgatgatgatgatgatgatgatgttgatgacGATGATGTAGAATGTAATTTATAAGgtatattatttattaagagttcttgtatttaaaaaaattaaagtatttaaaatcaTGGCTTCCTAGTGAtatgtgttttgttctgtggaacttggtacagacattccTCAGATAAGTACatggtttatacacacacacacacacacacacacacacacacacacacacacacacacacacatatatatatatatatatatatatatatatatatatatatatatatatatatatatttacagtgaggaggctgtgtggtccagtggttaaagaaaggggtttgtaaccaggaggtccccggttcaaatcccacctcagccactgactcattgtgtgaccctgagcaagtcacttcacctccttgtgctccgtctttcgggtgagacgtagttgtaagtgactctgcagctgatgcatagttcacacaccctggtctctgtaagtcgccttggataaagaaggtgtctgctaaataaacaaataataataatacacacacacacacacacacacacacacacacgcacaaacatacatacatatacacaaacGTATATAcatatagagacacacacacatatatattctctctctcacacacacaaacacatatatagAGATTAATAGACGGGCTTCAAATAATTCCATCTacggtttctgtgacgtcataaactaggAGAACGAAACTAAAGCCTAtcgattattattatatatttattaataatacagggaaattaaaagaaaaaaaacaataaacgggtgttaaggttcaaattgcaagtgaatttaatgaataataataatattaataataataataataataataataataataacaacatcgTAAATTAAGTCAATAGTAAATCATCTTAAACATCttttttttgataattcagggACGGAATTAAACGGGTTGGATaacaaactgcaaaaaaataacgtattttttttaaggaaaaggtttttaaatggagcatgatttttttttaattgctctgtgtgtacgtgcgtgtgcgtgcgtacGTGCCTGTCAgtgcgcgtgtgtgtcagtgtgtgcgtgcgtgtgtgcgcgtcTATATATAAAcaactgtggccaaaagtttcgcatcacctgaaattttaggattgagacatcattaaaaaaacaactataggaacataatttagatcttttatttcacattgtgtaatatgtaatcaaagaaactacaacatgatattgaaaaaaaaaaaatgtctatactggaagccataatagcagtccagtagtatttcataacaagggaacattattcagcagctttcactggactctatgaagctgagggagttcattctatatagagggggtggaattcaatatgttaacaagggaacattattcagcagctttcattggactctatgaagctgagggagttcattctatatagagggggtggaattcaatatgttaacaagggaacattattcagcagctttcattggactctatgaagctgagcgagttcattctatatagagggggtggaattcaatatgttaacaagggaacattattcagcagctttcattggactctatgaagctgagggagttcattctatatagagggggtggaattcaatatgttaacaagggaacattattcagcagctttcattggactctatgaagctgagggagttcattctatatagagggggtggaattcaatatgttaacaagggaacattattcagcagctttcactggactctatgaagctgagggagttcattctatatagagggggtggaattcaatatgttaacaagggaacattattcagcagctttcattggactctatgaagctgagggagttcattctatatagagggggtggaattcaatatgttaacaagggaacattattcagcagctttcattggactctatgaagctgagtgagttcattctatatagagggggtggaattcaatatgttaacaagggaacattattcagcagctttcattggactctatgaagctgagggagttcattctatatagagggggtggaattcaatatgttaacaagggaacattattcagcagctttcactggactctatgaagctgagggagttcattctatatagacagacagacagacagacagatacatagATAGTTACTTCCAGCATCCGATTTTCAGtaataccaacaaaaaaaaaaaatcgatgacGCAGCATTCCCGGGCTTGTAGGCATGTCGCTACTGAAGAGGCTCCCGAGTTATTTTTCAGTGAACTCCGGTTTTCTGTAGCCTCGGGGCCGCTGCAGTTTCCTCGTTTAGCGGTAATCGGATCCGGAGTTCAGAGAACGGCCGCTGAGTCAGCGTGCTACACGCGACGTCACAGGCAGACACGTGTCTGTCCTGACCAGCAACGTCACGTCTTTATTGCAAGATCCAGTTATCAGAAGCAAGcccctgggggggtgggggggtgcagGGAATAATCTGACTGTCTGATAATGACTCGCAGTGCTTTGAGAAGAGGCTCTCCACActcgtgtcagtgtgtgtgaacgaattattattattattattattattattattattattattattattattattattattattatagtgatGATGAAAATGAGGCATGAAAACTGAGAAGTTtctttacttatatatatatagagtatagaaatgtgaaattattattattattatgatgatgatgatgatgatgatgtagaaTGTAATTTACAAGgtatattatttattaagagttcttgtgttaaaaaattaaagtatttaaaatcaTGGCTAACTAGTGAtatgtgttttgttctgtggaacttggtacagacattccTCAGATAAGTACatggtttatacacacacacacacacacacacacacacacacacacacacacacacacacacagacagacacacacacacacacacacacaaacatgcacaaacatgtatacatacacacacacaaccgtatatacatatagacacacacacatatatataatatagataaGTACATGgtttatatacacatatacatacaaacacatacacttaggctgtgtggtccagtggttaaagaaaagggcttgtaaccaggaggtccccggttcaaatcccacctcagccactgactcactgtgtgaccctgagcaagtcacttcaccttcttgtgcttcgtctttcgggtgagacgtagttgtaagtgactctgcagctgatgcatagttcacacaccctagtctctgtaagtcgccttggataaagccgtctgttaaataaactaataataatgataataacacacacacgcacaaacatatatctatagaaaatatatatgtttatagaaaaaaaaacacacatatacac encodes:
- the LOC131736761 gene encoding uncharacterized protein LOC131736761, which produces MYLHLSPLIQSGLAGSMMHLGVRWLEWLMILQLSTLPGLSEGRPLLVWTRHDRSVSPHCAEHDRNSNAVSLVQARIRGLQQQIKTTWGSGLLSRLPSQPNVTALWDRNRVSVSHRFSVLLQYLSHTAWLMGLSEARKLKDIFGERESEVRGITADLKNLEARYRVLDSMLVLHLKTDPVQVKFPGSVSHNEVFHSWSSTLADLERLTGQIGQDFEELRPPECREER